The following are encoded together in the Myxococcales bacterium genome:
- a CDS encoding serine/threonine protein kinase, with amino-acid sequence MRAKTRVGTVLREKWRIDALLGVGGMAAVYAATHRNGTRAAVKVLHPELVSHPSIRSRFLKEGYVANRIDHPGAVRVTDDDTAEDGSMFLVMELLDGESLEDRRVRLGGTLDVDEVLSAADQVLDVLAQAHEKGIVHRDIKPENVFLTRTGAVKVLDFGIARLRELSTPSTATRTGTTMGTPAFMAPEHARGLWDEVDAQSDLWSVGAAMYCMLSGRVVHEGRTTNEVLLAAMTKPAPQLRAAQPSVPEPVGAIVDRALMFDKAQRWPDARAMQDAIRRAYHRIHGAPISTQPPIVVPDVVPNRTLPSALANIFPGGVGGTGAAVSSGRTGAPLRTLTSLPKPVIVAAAVTVAGVIAFAIFVTVRIANWRGAAESAPAFAESSGSAPALSPATAAAAAPPSPTPAPSVAPSESARAPSVTVPKPSPGARPSATASAAPPELPAPDWKEQRK; translated from the coding sequence ATGCGCGCCAAAACCCGCGTAGGGACCGTCTTGCGGGAGAAATGGCGCATCGATGCACTGCTGGGCGTCGGAGGCATGGCGGCGGTGTACGCGGCCACGCACCGCAACGGCACGAGAGCCGCGGTGAAGGTCCTCCACCCCGAGTTGGTCTCTCACCCCTCGATCCGGTCGCGGTTCCTGAAGGAGGGGTACGTCGCCAACCGCATCGACCATCCGGGCGCAGTTCGCGTAACCGACGACGACACCGCTGAAGACGGGTCGATGTTCCTGGTCATGGAGCTGCTCGATGGCGAGTCACTCGAGGATCGTCGGGTGCGACTGGGTGGAACCCTCGACGTGGACGAGGTGCTCTCCGCGGCAGATCAAGTTCTAGATGTCCTGGCCCAGGCCCACGAGAAGGGCATCGTCCACCGCGATATCAAGCCGGAGAACGTCTTCCTGACGCGCACAGGCGCGGTGAAGGTCCTCGACTTCGGCATCGCGCGCCTGCGAGAGCTCTCGACGCCAAGCACGGCCACGCGCACCGGCACCACCATGGGCACGCCAGCGTTCATGGCGCCGGAGCACGCGCGCGGTCTTTGGGACGAGGTGGATGCTCAGAGTGACCTCTGGTCCGTGGGCGCGGCGATGTACTGCATGTTGTCCGGCCGTGTCGTTCACGAAGGGCGAACGACCAACGAGGTACTCCTGGCCGCGATGACCAAGCCCGCGCCCCAACTTCGTGCCGCGCAGCCGTCGGTGCCCGAACCGGTCGGGGCGATCGTCGACCGCGCGCTGATGTTCGACAAGGCGCAGCGCTGGCCCGACGCGCGCGCCATGCAGGACGCAATCCGCCGCGCCTACCACCGCATTCACGGCGCCCCAATCTCCACGCAGCCGCCGATCGTCGTGCCGGACGTCGTGCCGAACCGGACCTTGCCGTCGGCGCTCGCCAACATCTTCCCCGGTGGAGTCGGCGGTACGGGCGCGGCCGTCAGCTCCGGAAGAACGGGCGCTCCGCTGCGAACGCTGACGTCCCTTCCGAAACCGGTGATCGTCGCTGCTGCGGTCACCGTCGCTGGCGTGATCGCGTTCGCCATATTCGTCACCGTACGCATCGCCAACTGGCGTGGAGCGGCCGAATCGGCACCGGCGTTCGCAGAGTCGTCCGGGTCGGCACCAGCGCTCTCCCCGGCCACCGCCGCCGCAGCCGCTCCACCCTCACCTACGCCTGCCCCTTCCGTCGCACCGAGCGAGTCGGCGCGGGCTCCATCGGTGACGGTGCCGAAGCCGTCCCCCGGCGCGAGGCCGAGCGCGACCGCCAGCGCCGCACCGCCCGAGCTCCCCGCGCCGGACTGGAAGGAACAGCGCAAGTGA
- a CDS encoding helix-turn-helix transcriptional regulator: MKLGAEIRTRRKALGLTLDDLAERSGLSPHYLSTLENEHRDPRLSTITAVAKALRVPLAELLGPSAAPAAAQRIGPLFERLPPEAQEALVTLAQMLVAAPGRKARARGKRP; this comes from the coding sequence ATGAAGCTGGGCGCGGAAATCAGGACCCGTCGCAAGGCGCTGGGCCTGACCCTCGATGACCTTGCGGAACGTTCGGGCCTCTCGCCGCACTACCTGTCGACGCTCGAGAACGAGCACCGTGATCCCCGGCTGTCCACCATCACCGCTGTGGCAAAAGCGCTCCGCGTGCCACTCGCCGAGCTCCTGGGCCCATCCGCCGCGCCCGCCGCGGCCCAGCGCATCGGTCCACTGTTCGAGCGCCTGCCGCCGGAGGCGCAGGAGGCCCTGGTCACCCTGGCGCAAATGCTGGTGGCAGCTCCGGGGCGGAAGGCCCGCGCGCGAGGGAAGCGGCCCTGA